The Punica granatum isolate Tunisia-2019 chromosome 4, ASM765513v2, whole genome shotgun sequence sequence AAGACTCTCTGTGCCCTACCCCATCCCTCCGAGTCGGGTTCGAAATTCTTGCTGGGTTCGTTCTTTTGTCGTTCTTGATGCCGTCTCTTGTTTTGATTCTTCGTGAACGGCATTCGTCGTTCGTTTGTTTGTCATAGCCGAGTCTGGTCGGGGCCTGGTCGAAGGATCCGCGTGCCACAGGTAGGTATTGCTTGAATCTCGTCTTTGATCCCTTGATTTCTTCAAGATTTCAGCTTTTTCCAGCTGAGGAACGATAGAAATCCAGGCTGTCTTCCTCTTTGACTTTCTTGCATTGTCTTGTGAAATGGAAGCCTCCAATCTGATTGTCGACATGTCTGATTGAGAGTTCAATCAGTAGTTGATTTGTTAAAGTTCTCATCTTTCAGTGCTTTTCCCCGGTGGTTTTAGGGAGGATTAATTCGTTTCAGTTGCTTTTGATCTGTTCAGTTGGTGACCTAGGTTTAGATTCTGCTCTTGGCTAGCCATCGATTTTGTTTCCAGAAATTTCAGCACGTTGGATATCAGCTGCGTCAATTGTCCGCTGCTTAGTTGTATAACATCTGTTTCCTTGCTCGGTCATGATTTGTCGACTGTAGGTCTGGGCCggttttgaaatctttgagtTTGCATTAGCTTATTGTTCTTTTCGAGTTTTACCTTCGAGAGAGTAATGGAAATAAGCTGGCTGATCTATAACAAGGACAGTTCGGGAATAAGTCTTGCTTGATCATCTTAGTTGGGGAACGTTATATGTGGTATTCCCAGTTTGTAATTGATTTCTTCTAATACAAAAACTTCAGCTTGCTTCTGCATCAGTTTCTCTGCTTTTTCCTTTACTAATCGGTGCTCCATCTGCTTGGGAAACTTAAGTAATTGGTTTCCTATATTCTGGTTTTTGTTTCAGGGTTATTAGCTCGATCATTTAATGGGAACATCATCTGGTTCGAACATCCACCACCAATCTTCCTCAAGAATGCTACCTCCGCGTCAGCAATCCCGATCCGGGGGTCTCCAGACGTCTCTCTCCCTTGTTTCATCAGACCCCCACTTATCACCGGAAACACAGGATCCCCGAGCTAATCCTGATAATGTCCGTGATTCTCCCACCGAGAGTGCCAGCTCGAGGGAAACCTGGCCCACTTCCGATGCTCTTGCAGGGAAGAAGATAGAAAATGGGAAGTTAGACAATGATGCATTTGAGCAGTCAGTTGTCCGCAGAGTCTCTATCGCAGATAAGATATCCCTTCGAGACATAGTAAGGGAGAGAGTTGATCTTGTCGCCGAGAAGATGCACCGCCTGCCAGATGACTACCTTGACGAGCTGAAGAACATGCTCCGAGTCATCCTCGAAGGGAACGGTGGGTCCCAGCAGAGGGAGGAATACTTGAACTTACAGAAGCACGTTCAAAGTCGGCCAGATTTGACAGCGAAGACGTTAACTGGGGCCCATCGTGTGCAACTCGAGATCCTGGTTGCAATCAATACAGGAATTCAGGCCTTCCTGCACCCAAACATCAGCCTCTCTCAGACTTCCCTGATCGAGGTCTTTGTATACAAGAGGTGCCGAAACATTGCCTGCCAGAATCAGCTCCCGGCAGATGATTGTACCTGTGATATTTGCACAAACAGGAACGGTTTCTGCAACCTTTGCATGTGCGTGATATGCAATAAGTTTGATTTCGAGGTGAACACGTGCCGTTGGATCGGTTGTGACCTGTGCTCTCACTGGACCCACACCGACTGTGCAATTCGCGATGGGCAGATCTGTACTGGACCATCTGTTAAGATTGGCGCTGGCCCAACTGACATGCTCTTCAGGTGCAGAGCATGCAATAGAACATCGGAGCTGTTGGGCTGGGTAAAGGATGTTTTCCAGCATTGTGCTCCTGCATGGGACCGTGAGGCTCTTATTAGGGAGCTTGATTTTGCGAGTAGAATCTTTCGTGGAAGCGAGGACCCTAGAGGAAGACATCTTTTCTGGAAGTGCGAGGATCTTATTGAGAAAATGAAGGGTGGGCTTGCTGAATCAACAGCTTGCAGAGCAATACTGATGTTTTTCCAAGGTATCTCCTTGTCATACTCCCTAAACATCAAATAATTTTGGTTGGGCTTGTTTGGTAATGTctctgttatatatatatatacatatatttaaagataaataaatcaaaCATGCGAGAAACAGAAGACCAGAAATGTTAAAaggatgatgataataatcgATTTCTGTGCCCTCTGAATTCAGAGATCGATGGTGACTCTCCGAGGAACTTGGAAAATGGGGAAGGTGGGCGACTTATAGCCCCGCAAGATGCATGCAACAGGATCGCTGAGGTGGTTCAGGAAGCAATCAGAAAGATGGAGATGGTGGCGGATGAGAAGATGAGGATGTTCAAGAAAGCAAGGATGGCCCTTGAGGCCTGTGATCGTGAACTCGAGGACAAGGCCCGGGAAGTAGCAGAGCTAAAATTGGACAggcaaaagaagaagatacaGGTCGAGGAGCTCGAGAAGATCGTGAGGCTTAAGGAGGCTGAGGCCGACATGTTCCAGCTCAAGGCCAACGAGGCCAAACGGGAGGCAGAGAGGCTGCAGAGGATTGCCCTGGCAAAGTCCGAGAAATCTGAGGAGGAGTATGCCAGCAGGTATCTGAAACTAAGGCTCAGCGAGGCCGAGGCGGAGAAGCAGTACTTGTTCGAGAAGATCAAACTCCAGGAAAGCTCAAGGGCAACTCAAAGCAGCGGGGGTGGGCCTGACTCCTCACAGCTCATGTACTCGAAGATGCAGGACATCCTCCAGAACATGTACAGCAGTTCCTCAAAAGATGGAAAACCAGTGTAGCGATCACCTGAAAGGTCATGTTGGTTGCAAAGGAGCCACAATCTATTCAGAACAGATGGCCGTACTAGACCGCCTATTCTGCTTATTCCTTAGCGACTAATGTGACCGGAAATGTTTGTTAGCATGTCATCTAATGTAGTTAGTCGTATGGAAGATGAAGACCTGTTAATTTCTTCTGAAACAGAATACCTCTGTAGATAAAGAGGAACAAGAAGCAGAAGCTGAGGTCGTGTTCGGACTATATTACATGCGTGTAGTGTTCATATATTCTTCGCGATTTCGATTCATTCAAACAAAAGCAATGCTCTTCAATCTCCCTTGTAATGTAAAGATTCCGAGGTGCATATTTCCCCCTGACAAATCCATACGTTCGGTGTGCAATATCTCGCCAGAAAATGTGTTAAGAGTATCATGCT is a genomic window containing:
- the LOC116202891 gene encoding OBERON-like protein; translation: MGTSSGSNIHHQSSSRMLPPRQQSRSGGLQTSLSLVSSDPHLSPETQDPRANPDNVRDSPTESASSRETWPTSDALAGKKIENGKLDNDAFEQSVVRRVSIADKISLRDIVRERVDLVAEKMHRLPDDYLDELKNMLRVILEGNGGSQQREEYLNLQKHVQSRPDLTAKTLTGAHRVQLEILVAINTGIQAFLHPNISLSQTSLIEVFVYKRCRNIACQNQLPADDCTCDICTNRNGFCNLCMCVICNKFDFEVNTCRWIGCDLCSHWTHTDCAIRDGQICTGPSVKIGAGPTDMLFRCRACNRTSELLGWVKDVFQHCAPAWDREALIRELDFASRIFRGSEDPRGRHLFWKCEDLIEKMKGGLAESTACRAILMFFQEIDGDSPRNLENGEGGRLIAPQDACNRIAEVVQEAIRKMEMVADEKMRMFKKARMALEACDRELEDKAREVAELKLDRQKKKIQVEELEKIVRLKEAEADMFQLKANEAKREAERLQRIALAKSEKSEEEYASRYLKLRLSEAEAEKQYLFEKIKLQESSRATQSSGGGPDSSQLMYSKMQDILQNMYSSSSKDGKPV